In Bdellovibrionales bacterium, the following proteins share a genomic window:
- a CDS encoding radical SAM protein codes for MSFVKSAQRPPVDAIMGSYLRENRSPYIHLCWMLNGQCNYRCSYCHKNNWGRSGQRLEYDHAISFLERFLEHYKDRRIVVSFSGGEPTLWPHFADLVAWLHARGISMGLTSNGSRGLSYFKKIAPLLSWLNLSYHPEFSHDQRFMETVIGSSFFCDVRVRLMMPVERRLWDRSISFGENLRFSLGYGSLTTIEYAPIAEDFSGLHALPTEYSADQAGRFDDPIFR; via the coding sequence GTGTCATTTGTAAAATCAGCTCAACGTCCTCCCGTAGATGCAATTATGGGATCCTACCTGAGAGAGAACAGATCTCCATACATCCACTTGTGTTGGATGTTAAATGGACAGTGCAATTACCGATGTTCCTACTGTCATAAGAATAATTGGGGTAGATCGGGCCAGCGTCTTGAATATGATCATGCTATTTCCTTCCTCGAAAGATTTTTGGAACATTACAAAGATCGTCGGATTGTGGTTTCATTTAGTGGAGGTGAGCCAACGCTTTGGCCTCATTTCGCAGATCTTGTGGCTTGGCTTCACGCTCGCGGAATTTCAATGGGCCTCACGAGCAACGGTTCGAGAGGACTTTCATATTTCAAGAAGATCGCACCCCTGCTGTCTTGGTTAAATTTGAGCTATCACCCAGAGTTTTCCCATGATCAGCGTTTTATGGAGACTGTGATCGGTTCCTCTTTTTTTTGTGATGTCAGAGTTCGTTTGATGATGCCAGTTGAACGTCGGCTGTGGGATCGGTCAATTTCGTTTGGAGAAAATTTGAGGTTTTCTCTTGGGTATGGCTCATTGACAACGATTGAATATGCTCCCATTGCTGAGGATTTTAGCGGTCTTCATGCTCTTCCGACAGAGTACTCAGCTGACCAAGCAGGGCGTTTTGACGATCCTATTTTTCGGTAG
- a CDS encoding bifunctional phosphoribosyl-AMP cyclohydrolase/phosphoribosyl-ATP diphosphatase HisIE — protein MNKLEDKCLPISDRNQDSPKISDLDWKKGDGLIPAIVQDYFSGRVLMLGYVNQESMERTLATNKVTFFSRSRNKIWEKGEESGNTLHLVNWAMDCDRDTILILAKPQGPTCHTGQVTCFGKDGFGSWGFIEELEAHLRVRRQDSTGQSYTAKLLESGIHRVAQKVGEEGSRQLLLQCQETKET, from the coding sequence ATGAATAAGCTTGAAGATAAATGCTTGCCAATATCGGATAGGAATCAGGACTCGCCAAAAATTTCTGACTTGGATTGGAAAAAAGGAGACGGGTTGATTCCAGCGATTGTTCAAGATTATTTTTCTGGCCGAGTCCTGATGTTGGGTTATGTGAATCAAGAATCAATGGAGCGCACTTTAGCTACAAACAAGGTCACTTTTTTCAGTCGCAGTCGGAACAAGATTTGGGAAAAGGGAGAAGAATCTGGAAACACGCTTCATTTGGTGAATTGGGCGATGGACTGTGACAGAGACACAATTTTGATTTTGGCCAAACCTCAAGGGCCAACTTGCCATACCGGTCAGGTGACTTGCTTTGGCAAGGATGGTTTTGGCTCTTGGGGATTCATTGAGGAATTAGAGGCTCACTTAAGGGTTCGCCGACAGGATTCGACAGGTCAGTCCTATACGGCCAAACTTCTTGAATCTGGGATTCATCGTGTTGCCCAAAAAGTGGGAGAAGAAGGATCGAGACAGTTATTGCTGCAGTGTCAGGAGACAAAGGAGACTTAG
- a CDS encoding integrase: MSTELKREYLRNIRQRYHRGTKKQRTLILDEFCKVCGITRKHAIRLLNENMSDAPRRPGPERKYGEDVDKHLRHLWECMGRICSKKMVAALPLWLPFYHEADVHMHKLLTEISASTIDRHLEKFRETARKGLSSTNPSLLKNKIPIELLDHQIKEPGFIEADTVAHCGTSLAGDFVNTLTMTDVFTGWTENRAMLGKEGRTVLGAIRSIEKSLPFKIKGFASDNGNEFLNHDLHNYFFDRKDKVSFVRRRPYKKNDNAHVEQKNWTHVRELFGYTRFTKKVQIQMMNEIYKNLWNPLWNFFTPVMKLENKERIGGTIVKIHSKPITPYNRVMDSGTLTTEQSTRLKNTYELINPFELKKELEKQLKWFFRITEAGRQEADVA; encoded by the coding sequence ATGTCAACCGAGTTAAAACGAGAATACCTGAGAAACATTCGTCAGCGCTACCATAGAGGCACAAAGAAGCAGCGCACACTGATTTTAGATGAGTTTTGTAAGGTCTGCGGAATCACCCGAAAGCACGCTATTAGGCTTTTAAACGAGAATATGTCGGATGCACCCCGAAGGCCTGGTCCTGAACGCAAGTACGGCGAGGATGTGGATAAACATCTAAGGCACCTGTGGGAGTGTATGGGCCGCATATGTTCAAAGAAGATGGTGGCTGCTTTGCCTTTGTGGCTTCCGTTTTACCATGAGGCCGATGTGCATATGCATAAGCTTTTAACTGAGATTTCGGCATCTACCATCGATCGTCATTTAGAAAAATTCAGGGAAACTGCACGCAAGGGATTAAGTTCAACGAACCCATCGCTTTTGAAGAATAAAATCCCAATCGAACTCCTTGATCACCAAATCAAAGAACCAGGATTTATCGAAGCTGATACCGTCGCCCACTGTGGTACGTCACTGGCTGGAGATTTTGTAAACACGTTAACGATGACGGACGTTTTTACAGGATGGACTGAAAATAGGGCCATGCTTGGCAAGGAAGGTCGAACTGTTTTAGGTGCAATCAGATCCATCGAAAAAAGTTTGCCCTTTAAGATCAAGGGCTTTGCCTCTGATAACGGCAACGAGTTCTTAAATCACGATCTACACAATTACTTTTTCGATCGCAAAGATAAGGTGAGCTTCGTAAGACGCAGACCCTACAAGAAAAATGACAACGCCCATGTTGAACAAAAGAACTGGACCCACGTCAGAGAACTATTTGGCTACACACGCTTCACTAAAAAGGTCCAAATCCAAATGATGAACGAAATTTATAAAAACTTATGGAATCCACTGTGGAACTTCTTTACGCCAGTCATGAAACTAGAAAATAAAGAACGAATCGGAGGCACGATAGTCAAGATCCACAGTAAACCCATAACACCATACAATCGAGTCATGGACTCCGGAACACTAACAACGGAACAAAGTACTCGCCTCAAAAATACATATGAGCTGATAAACCCATTCGAATTAAAGAAAGAGCTAGAAAAACAACTTAAGTGGTTCTTTAGAATCACCGAAGCAGGGAGACAAGAGGCTGACGTAGCCTAG
- a CDS encoding bifunctional phosphoribosyl-AMP cyclohydrolase/phosphoribosyl-ATP diphosphatase HisIE, whose translation MNKLEDKCLPISDRNQESPKISDLDWEKGGGLIPAIVQDYFSGRVLMLGYVNQESMERTLATNKVTFFSRSRNKIWEKGEESGNTLHLVNWAMDCDKDTILILAKPQGPTCHTGQVTCFGNHGSGSWGFIEELEAHLRVRRQDSTGQSYTAKLLESGIHRVAQKVGEEGIETVIAAVSGDKGDLANETADLIYHVLVLLLARGMSWKDVLGVLAKRKK comes from the coding sequence ATGAATAAGCTTGAAGATAAGTGCTTACCAATATCGGATAGGAATCAGGAGTCGCCAAAAATTTCTGACTTGGATTGGGAAAAAGGAGGTGGGTTGATTCCGGCGATTGTTCAAGATTATTTTTCTGGCCGAGTGTTGATGCTGGGTTATGTAAATCAAGAATCAATGGAGCGCACCTTAGCTACAAACAAGGTCACTTTTTTCAGCCGCAGTCGGAACAAGATTTGGGAAAAGGGAGAGGAATCTGGAAACACGCTTCATTTGGTGAACTGGGCGATGGACTGTGACAAAGACACTATTTTGATTTTGGCCAAACCTCAAGGGCCAACTTGCCATACAGGCCAGGTGACTTGCTTTGGCAACCATGGTTCTGGTTCTTGGGGATTCATTGAGGAGTTAGAGGCTCACTTAAGGGTTCGCCGACAGGATTCGACAGGTCAGTCCTATACGGCCAAACTTCTTGAATCTGGGATTCATCGTGTTGCCCAAAAAGTGGGAGAAGAAGGGATCGAGACAGTTATTGCTGCAGTGTCGGGAGACAAGGGAGACTTGGCCAACGAAACTGCGGATTTAATCTATCATGTCTTGGTATTGCTTTTAGCTCGCGGGATGAGTTGGAAGGATGTTTTGGGAGTTTTAGCCAAAAGAAAAAAGTAG
- the hisF gene encoding imidazole glycerol phosphate synthase subunit HisF codes for MLARRIIPCLDVAEGKVVKGVRFRDHEVVGEIEDLASFYSDEGADELVFYDITASADGRDVSPEWVERIARRINIPFCVAGGISSVEAAKRVLFSGADKVSVNTPALLRPQLIAELAEQFGRQCVVVGIDSIKVQDEYLVRSHTGRTSTQQSTNWKTLDWIAEVQRLGAGEIVLNCMDQDGVRTGYDLEQLLVARALCDVPLVASGGAGALAHFEEVFRLTQVDGALAASVFHKKLFSIGEVKRHCRECGIRIRQ; via the coding sequence ATGCTTGCAAGACGAATAATTCCTTGCCTTGACGTTGCAGAGGGAAAAGTTGTTAAGGGTGTGAGATTTCGGGATCACGAAGTGGTCGGAGAAATCGAAGATTTAGCTTCTTTTTATTCTGATGAGGGCGCGGATGAATTGGTTTTTTACGATATCACCGCCAGCGCGGATGGAAGAGATGTTTCTCCGGAATGGGTGGAACGGATTGCTCGCCGAATCAATATTCCATTTTGCGTGGCAGGAGGAATTAGTTCTGTCGAGGCTGCAAAGAGAGTTCTCTTCTCCGGTGCAGACAAGGTGTCGGTTAACACGCCGGCCCTGCTTCGCCCGCAATTGATTGCTGAATTGGCTGAACAATTCGGGCGTCAATGTGTTGTCGTTGGCATTGATAGCATTAAGGTTCAGGATGAATATTTAGTACGTTCTCACACGGGTCGAACTTCGACGCAACAGAGCACCAATTGGAAGACTCTGGATTGGATTGCAGAGGTGCAAAGGCTTGGTGCTGGTGAGATTGTCTTGAATTGCATGGATCAAGATGGGGTGCGAACCGGATATGACTTAGAGCAGTTGCTGGTAGCGCGTGCTTTGTGTGATGTACCATTGGTGGCTTCGGGTGGAGCGGGGGCCTTGGCGCACTTTGAGGAGGTTTTTCGATTGACTCAAGTTGATGGGGCCCTTGCGGCAAGTGTCTTTCACAAAAAGTTATTTTCGATCGGCGAAGTGAAAAGACACTGTAGAGAGTGCGGAATTAGAATTCGCCAATAG
- the hisA gene encoding 1-(5-phosphoribosyl)-5-[(5-phosphoribosylamino)methylideneamino]imidazole-4-carboxamide isomerase, translating to MKIWPAIDLLEGKCVRLIQGDYSQCKIYDSDPVVVAKKFEAEGAKQIHLVDLSRAKNPMDSQINLIEQICKQTELLVQVGGGIRSLRDAEDLMAAGASRLVIGSLAVTNPSLTEEILSLFGDSVLALDVQVSRGDYFVATHAWTVVSEMTPESIVAGYPKVKSILCTDISRDGKLNGPSLALYSRLRKSLGEVEIIASGGVNSLDDLRELQMTGCEGAIIGKAFYEGRFSLKEALACLQDE from the coding sequence ATGAAGATTTGGCCAGCCATTGATCTGTTGGAAGGAAAATGTGTCCGTCTGATTCAGGGGGATTATAGTCAATGCAAGATATACGACAGTGACCCCGTGGTTGTTGCAAAAAAATTTGAAGCGGAAGGGGCCAAACAGATTCACCTTGTCGATTTGAGTCGTGCCAAAAATCCAATGGACTCGCAAATTAATCTGATTGAACAAATTTGCAAACAAACTGAACTTTTGGTTCAGGTGGGAGGCGGGATTCGGTCGCTTCGAGATGCCGAGGACCTGATGGCAGCGGGAGCCAGCCGCTTGGTCATTGGAAGTCTGGCTGTCACAAATCCAAGTCTGACTGAGGAAATCCTCTCACTTTTTGGTGATAGCGTTCTGGCTCTCGATGTCCAGGTTTCCCGGGGAGATTACTTTGTGGCCACTCATGCTTGGACGGTCGTGAGCGAAATGACTCCCGAGTCAATCGTGGCGGGTTATCCGAAAGTGAAGTCGATTTTGTGTACCGATATCAGTCGAGATGGAAAGCTAAATGGGCCGAGCCTTGCGCTTTACTCGAGACTGCGAAAGAGTTTGGGCGAGGTGGAGATTATTGCCTCTGGCGGAGTCAATAGTCTTGATGATTTGCGGGAATTGCAAATGACAGGATGTGAGGGTGCGATCATCGGGAAAGCCTTCTATGAGGGACGATTCAGTCTGAAGGAGGCCTTGGCATGCTTGCAAGACGAATAA
- the hisH gene encoding imidazole glycerol phosphate synthase subunit HisH, producing the protein MIAIIDSGGANIQSVRTALEKLGEQTVLTNDPEIIGRADSIILPGVGSALKCRQSLDKAGILPLMFELKTPVLGICIGMQILFDRLEEGPCSGLGLFSGTVERFTSQKGFPVPHMGWNQIKVLREDRLLEGLDEAWVYYTHSYKAPLLRMATPWPPASTAASSLRW; encoded by the coding sequence ATGATCGCAATCATCGATTCGGGCGGTGCAAATATTCAATCGGTCAGAACGGCATTGGAAAAGTTGGGTGAGCAGACAGTGTTGACAAATGATCCTGAGATCATTGGGCGTGCAGACTCAATTATCTTACCGGGAGTTGGATCGGCACTCAAATGTCGACAAAGCTTGGACAAGGCGGGAATCCTTCCCCTTATGTTTGAGCTAAAGACTCCCGTTCTCGGAATCTGTATCGGAATGCAAATTCTTTTTGATCGTCTCGAGGAAGGCCCCTGTTCCGGATTGGGCCTCTTCTCTGGAACGGTTGAGAGGTTTACTTCTCAGAAGGGATTTCCGGTTCCTCACATGGGATGGAATCAAATCAAAGTCTTGCGTGAGGATCGCCTTCTGGAAGGTCTTGATGAGGCCTGGGTCTATTACACTCACTCCTACAAAGCCCCATTGTTGAGGATGGCTACACCTTGGCCTCCAGCCAGTACAGCTGCGAGTTCTCTGCGGTGGTAA
- the hisB gene encoding bifunctional histidinol-phosphatase/imidazoleglycerol-phosphate dehydratase HisB — protein MNRRIAFVDRDGTLIKEPADQQVDRLDKIELVEDVIWALQKISSSGFELVMVSNQDGLGTDSFPQSDFDLCQNFIIKIFLSQGIRFSDVRICPHLPSDACKCRKPGLGLIKDYLKLIDRSNSLVIGDRHTDIELAENIGIRGIQLTDQYGWRNLVRDVLFQVRKGACRRETKETNVSVEVFLDGQGQASIQTGIHFFDHMLEQIAKHSGVSLRIQCEGDLKVDDHHTVEDVGLALGQALSLALGDRRGIERYGCLLPMDESLAEVAIDLGGRPFLVFSDQFSRDKIGDLSIEMVPHFFRSLADSLRATLNIRVQGQNTHHMVEAAFKGFARSLKAAIVQSGDQMPSTKGLLL, from the coding sequence ATGAATCGTCGAATCGCATTTGTTGATCGTGACGGTACTTTGATTAAGGAGCCTGCTGATCAGCAGGTGGATCGCCTCGATAAAATTGAATTGGTGGAAGATGTGATTTGGGCTTTGCAAAAAATCAGTTCCTCTGGCTTTGAGCTTGTTATGGTGAGCAATCAAGATGGCTTGGGCACAGACAGCTTTCCGCAATCCGATTTTGATCTTTGTCAGAATTTTATAATAAAAATTTTTTTATCTCAGGGAATCAGGTTTTCGGACGTAAGAATTTGCCCTCATCTGCCGAGTGATGCTTGCAAGTGTCGGAAACCGGGACTTGGTCTAATAAAGGACTATTTGAAGCTTATCGATCGATCGAACAGTCTTGTGATTGGTGATCGCCATACAGACATTGAATTGGCCGAGAATATCGGAATCAGAGGAATTCAATTAACTGATCAATACGGTTGGAGGAATCTGGTCCGTGATGTCTTGTTTCAAGTTCGCAAGGGAGCCTGTCGTCGGGAGACCAAAGAGACAAATGTTAGTGTCGAAGTATTTCTGGATGGACAAGGTCAGGCGAGCATTCAAACAGGAATTCATTTTTTTGATCATATGCTGGAGCAAATTGCGAAGCATTCGGGAGTGAGTTTGAGAATTCAATGTGAGGGAGATCTTAAAGTCGATGATCATCACACTGTTGAAGACGTGGGTTTGGCTCTGGGGCAAGCCTTGAGCTTAGCTCTTGGAGATCGGCGCGGAATCGAAAGGTATGGGTGTCTGCTCCCGATGGATGAGAGTTTGGCCGAAGTGGCGATTGATCTTGGCGGGCGCCCTTTTCTTGTCTTTTCAGACCAATTTTCACGAGATAAAATCGGAGATCTTTCAATCGAGATGGTGCCTCATTTTTTTCGATCTCTGGCAGACAGTTTGCGCGCCACTTTGAATATTAGGGTTCAGGGTCAAAACACGCATCATATGGTTGAAGCCGCCTTCAAGGGTTTTGCCCGATCGCTTAAGGCCGCAATTGTCCAAAGTGGAGATCAAATGCCATCAACCAAGGGTCTCCTCCTATGA
- a CDS encoding aminotransferase class I/II-fold pyridoxal phosphate-dependent enzyme, with protein sequence MRTFCEPGQSSIIVHPPTFEIFAHAATVQGASVLSVPLDDQFDLNCEKILQTADREDLRLIFLCSPNNPTGACLSTDRIEQVLRGIGERALVIIDEAYVEFSNRESWTKRLGEFRQLVVLRTLSKYWGGAGLRCGVAIAHPDIIEQMRKVLAPYPIAEVVSRLALSQLEIEPPPLTDLFEARRALALALEEISFVERVWPSDANFLFVTVQDATWVYNELLKQGIRVRNRSHLWPNSLRIGLGTKEENQEVLCALPKLQEKWNHFVKGSL encoded by the coding sequence GTGAGAACATTTTGTGAGCCAGGACAGTCTTCGATCATCGTGCATCCTCCCACCTTTGAAATATTTGCTCATGCGGCCACAGTTCAAGGGGCGAGTGTTCTCTCAGTTCCTCTTGACGATCAATTCGATTTGAATTGTGAGAAGATTCTGCAAACGGCGGATCGTGAGGACCTGCGTTTGATCTTTCTCTGTTCTCCCAACAATCCCACAGGGGCCTGTTTGTCGACGGATCGAATTGAGCAAGTCTTGAGAGGAATTGGAGAGCGAGCCCTTGTCATTATCGACGAAGCCTACGTCGAATTTTCAAACCGCGAGTCATGGACAAAACGTTTGGGTGAATTCCGTCAGCTTGTCGTTTTGCGCACTCTCTCTAAGTACTGGGGCGGGGCCGGTTTAAGATGTGGAGTGGCGATCGCCCACCCAGATATCATTGAACAGATGAGAAAGGTTTTGGCTCCCTATCCGATTGCAGAGGTCGTTTCGCGCCTGGCCTTGAGTCAATTGGAAATTGAGCCGCCCCCATTGACAGACTTGTTCGAGGCAAGAAGAGCCTTGGCCCTCGCATTGGAAGAGATTTCATTTGTTGAACGGGTTTGGCCTTCAGATGCGAATTTTTTATTTGTGACAGTTCAGGATGCAACCTGGGTGTATAACGAACTTCTCAAACAGGGTATTCGAGTTCGGAATCGATCTCATCTTTGGCCGAATTCTCTCAGGATAGGATTGGGGACTAAAGAAGAAAATCAAGAAGTTCTATGTGCCCTCCCAAAATTGCAAGAAAAATGGAATCACTTCGTGAAGGGGTCCTTATGA
- the hisD gene encoding histidinol dehydrogenase, producing MNIYSWSNLDRNGRESLFLRPSDKHVDKEVVRKILLDVKERGTEAVLRYTEDFDKVRLSDIFVEKGEISSAFDAIDSSLRLAFLQAAGNIETFHRSQLELVKDIKVVVESGVVCEQVSRPISRIGIYVPGGTAPLFSTVLMLAIPARIAGCTEIVVATPPQRDGKIDPDILAACQLSGVTEIIKVGGAQAIAALAFGGDGLLPVNKIFGPGNAWVTEAKRQVTQICPSVGCDLPAGPSEVLVLADETADANFVVWDLLSQAEHGADSQVLLVSTSEDKIREVLSLLEQIVPDLDRADLVRSSLANSRAIFCENLDAAIDCSNQYGPEHLIINTKNPRDLFEKVTAAGSVFLGPWSPESVGDYASGTNHVLPTSGAAHFTGGVSLSSFLRRITVQELSSEGLLNLASTVETMATHEGLSCHANAVRVRRRVLENSLVVNREKGRGSEC from the coding sequence ATGAATATTTATTCGTGGTCAAATTTAGATAGGAACGGAAGAGAGTCTCTCTTTTTGCGACCCTCTGACAAGCATGTCGACAAGGAAGTCGTTCGAAAAATTCTATTGGATGTCAAGGAGCGGGGTACGGAGGCGGTTCTTCGGTACACAGAGGACTTTGACAAAGTTCGACTATCAGACATTTTTGTAGAAAAGGGCGAAATATCTAGCGCCTTCGATGCGATAGATTCCTCACTGAGGCTTGCGTTTTTGCAAGCGGCTGGAAATATTGAAACATTTCACCGATCTCAGTTGGAGTTGGTAAAAGACATCAAAGTTGTCGTTGAGTCTGGAGTTGTGTGCGAGCAGGTTTCCCGACCTATTTCGAGAATTGGAATTTATGTTCCCGGAGGTACGGCTCCGCTTTTTTCAACGGTCTTGATGCTAGCAATTCCTGCGCGAATTGCGGGATGCACAGAAATTGTTGTTGCTACACCTCCTCAGCGAGATGGAAAAATAGATCCGGACATCCTCGCGGCCTGCCAACTGTCCGGCGTGACGGAGATCATTAAGGTAGGAGGGGCCCAGGCCATTGCGGCTTTGGCCTTTGGAGGAGACGGACTGCTTCCTGTGAATAAAATTTTTGGACCCGGCAATGCCTGGGTGACAGAGGCAAAACGGCAGGTGACTCAGATATGTCCCTCTGTGGGATGTGATTTGCCAGCAGGTCCGTCGGAGGTTTTGGTTCTTGCCGATGAAACGGCAGATGCCAACTTTGTTGTTTGGGATCTATTGAGCCAAGCAGAGCACGGGGCTGATTCTCAAGTTCTATTGGTTTCTACAAGTGAAGATAAAATTCGTGAAGTGCTGAGCTTGCTCGAACAGATCGTGCCGGATCTCGATCGAGCGGACCTTGTTCGGAGTTCATTGGCCAACAGTCGCGCCATTTTCTGTGAAAATTTGGATGCAGCGATAGACTGCAGCAATCAATATGGGCCTGAACATCTCATCATAAATACAAAAAATCCACGCGATCTTTTTGAAAAAGTGACTGCAGCTGGATCCGTATTTCTTGGGCCCTGGTCTCCCGAATCCGTCGGAGATTATGCGAGCGGAACCAACCATGTTCTTCCAACTTCAGGGGCGGCCCACTTTACGGGAGGCGTTTCTCTCTCGTCTTTTTTGCGTCGAATCACCGTTCAGGAGCTGAGTTCGGAAGGACTCTTGAATCTTGCCTCGACGGTGGAGACAATGGCCACACATGAGGGTTTAAGTTGTCATGCCAATGCCGTAAGAGTTCGACGAAGAGTTTTGGAGAATTCTCTCGTTGTTAATCGTGAAAAAGGGAGAGGAAGCGAATGTTAG
- a CDS encoding ATP phosphoribosyltransferase → MIRIAIQKSGRLTEQSLKLLEDCGMSFNWSKDRLMLQVTNFPLEILLVRDDDIPEYVRKGICDLGVVGENVLREHNGQDKSMVEIILRLGFGKCRLSLAVPEASSLKSVNDLQGKRIATSYPESLKSYLSGLDIESEIIEISGSVEIAPALGVADAICDLVSTGSTLRTNGLQEIECLYQSESVIVQSSRPLSEPKQSLVDRLLRRINGVMRASCNKYIMMNAPRSALAVIRDILPGMEEPSVLPFACSSDRVAIHTVCDENVFWETMERLKAAGASSILVMPIEKILS, encoded by the coding sequence ATGATACGAATTGCAATTCAGAAATCGGGACGTTTGACAGAACAGTCTTTGAAACTTTTAGAAGACTGCGGGATGTCCTTTAATTGGTCAAAAGATCGATTGATGCTCCAGGTGACTAACTTTCCGCTCGAGATACTTTTGGTTCGTGATGACGACATTCCTGAATATGTCCGCAAAGGAATCTGTGATCTGGGAGTCGTGGGAGAAAATGTTCTGCGCGAGCACAATGGACAGGACAAATCCATGGTTGAGATCATACTTCGACTCGGATTTGGAAAGTGTCGACTTTCTCTCGCTGTTCCTGAAGCTTCAAGCCTGAAAAGTGTCAATGATTTGCAGGGCAAGCGCATCGCAACTTCTTATCCTGAGTCTTTAAAATCTTATCTCAGCGGCCTTGATATAGAGTCCGAGATCATTGAGATTTCTGGTTCGGTCGAGATCGCACCGGCTCTTGGGGTTGCCGATGCAATTTGTGATTTGGTTTCTACCGGCTCGACACTTCGTACAAACGGATTGCAAGAAATTGAATGCCTTTATCAATCAGAGAGTGTGATCGTTCAATCTTCGAGGCCCTTGAGCGAGCCAAAACAAAGCCTTGTGGATCGCCTCCTTCGCCGTATCAATGGAGTGATGAGAGCTTCTTGCAATAAGTATATTATGATGAATGCGCCACGATCGGCGCTCGCAGTGATAAGAGATATATTGCCCGGAATGGAAGAACCCTCGGTTCTGCCGTTTGCCTGCTCCTCTGATCGAGTGGCCATTCATACTGTTTGTGATGAGAATGTCTTTTGGGAAACGATGGAGCGACTCAAGGCAGCGGGAGCGAGTTCTATTCTCGTGATGCCTATCGAAAAAATACTTTCTTAA
- a CDS encoding helix-turn-helix domain-containing protein: MKRDFDLKDRNFRDLCKIIAGLKNAEEVRSFLLDLCTPNEIQALADRWEVAVMIARGDSYREISKNTGISTATITRVGRFIRTGRGYQLALSRFGIEDPELSSQPRSQASSQSESSDLGGQS, encoded by the coding sequence ATGAAACGTGATTTTGACTTAAAAGACAGAAATTTTAGAGATCTCTGCAAGATCATTGCGGGGTTGAAAAATGCTGAGGAAGTACGGAGCTTTCTTCTGGATTTGTGCACTCCCAACGAAATTCAGGCTCTGGCGGATCGCTGGGAAGTGGCAGTGATGATCGCTCGTGGGGACTCTTATCGTGAGATTTCAAAAAATACTGGAATTAGCACCGCCACAATCACTCGGGTTGGGCGATTTATTCGAACGGGAAGAGGGTATCAGTTGGCCCTCTCTCGATTCGGAATTGAGGATCCGGAACTGAGCTCTCAACCTCGCTCGCAAGCTAGCTCTCAGTCTGAATCGTCTGATTTAGGAGGACAGTCATGA
- a CDS encoding M48 family metallopeptidase: protein MLSFAFSCATSPTGRKQLIIVSDQEMNLMGGQAFGEMKEKLPIDRGSSANVYVRCIVDSLAPFVSSSVGADKWEVVVFKNKEANAFALPGGKIGVQTGMFEVAKTPGQLAAVIGHEIGHVIARHGAERVSTSLAAQSGLMVADALMGNNSSKKDIMAALGLGTQFGVILPHGRTQESEADRIGLDLMAEAGFDPRESIDLWNNMSQSGGSGTPEFLSTHPSNSRRIADLESSMGQALSLFEAARKSGRSPKCHL from the coding sequence ATGCTGTCATTTGCATTTTCATGCGCCACTTCTCCAACGGGTCGAAAACAACTGATCATTGTGAGTGATCAGGAGATGAATCTCATGGGCGGACAGGCTTTTGGCGAAATGAAAGAAAAATTGCCGATCGATCGCGGCAGCTCTGCCAACGTGTACGTCAGGTGCATAGTTGATTCATTGGCTCCCTTTGTCTCCAGTTCTGTTGGCGCAGACAAATGGGAAGTGGTCGTGTTTAAGAATAAAGAAGCGAACGCCTTCGCTCTACCCGGAGGAAAAATTGGCGTTCAAACTGGAATGTTCGAGGTGGCCAAAACACCTGGCCAGTTGGCGGCAGTCATAGGTCATGAAATTGGTCACGTCATCGCTCGACATGGAGCTGAGAGAGTCTCCACATCCTTGGCCGCGCAGTCGGGCCTCATGGTGGCCGATGCCTTGATGGGGAACAACAGTTCAAAAAAAGACATTATGGCCGCCCTGGGGCTTGGGACGCAGTTTGGGGTTATTCTCCCGCATGGCCGCACACAGGAGTCCGAGGCCGACCGAATTGGTCTTGATCTCATGGCTGAGGCCGGCTTTGACCCCCGAGAAAGTATTGACCTATGGAATAATATGTCGCAATCGGGAGGCTCGGGTACCCCTGAGTTCCTATCAACACATCCATCCAACAGCCGTCGAATTGCCGATCTTGAGTCTTCCATGGGCCAGGCTCTCAGTCTTTTTGAGGCTGCTCGCAAAAGTGGACGTTCTCCCAAGTGTCATCTTTAA